From a single Labrenzia sp. PHM005 genomic region:
- a CDS encoding DMT family transporter, producing MDTSSRKPPADPAVTPTASPSTGLKSHLTHKLGQLPPNTIGALWILLAAFLFSIMVALIKFIGQDLSVFQILVVRQVIMLVIVAPKILSGLPHSLSTKRPGLQLTRVVFAATAMLLGFTAIIELPLADATAISFSKTFFITILAIWFLGEEVGRHRWGATIVGFLGVLLMLRPDGEGLVNPYALMALGSAACAGMVMVVIRILTRTDPPNTILTYQALGVGLIMLVPAWFTWQAPTLEQWGLLLAVGVFSWGGQMANIKAFQAGEATAIASLDYTRLLYATMFGALIFSQWPGLETLLGAGIVIAASIYTVRREAIRGRQLARASDGRGYSN from the coding sequence ATGGACACCTCTTCCCGCAAACCGCCGGCAGATCCGGCGGTAACGCCAACCGCTTCGCCGTCCACCGGCCTTAAAAGCCATCTGACTCATAAGCTCGGCCAGCTGCCCCCCAATACGATTGGCGCGCTCTGGATCTTGCTCGCGGCATTCCTGTTTTCTATCATGGTGGCACTGATCAAATTCATCGGCCAGGACCTGTCCGTTTTTCAGATTCTTGTTGTTCGCCAGGTTATTATGCTCGTAATCGTGGCGCCAAAGATTCTGTCCGGCCTCCCCCATTCTCTATCGACCAAACGGCCAGGACTGCAATTGACCCGTGTCGTCTTCGCTGCGACAGCGATGCTGCTTGGGTTCACCGCGATCATTGAACTGCCGCTTGCCGACGCGACGGCCATCAGCTTCTCCAAGACCTTCTTTATCACGATCCTTGCCATTTGGTTCCTTGGGGAAGAAGTCGGCAGACACCGTTGGGGCGCCACCATCGTGGGCTTTCTCGGAGTGTTGCTGATGCTGCGGCCAGACGGCGAAGGGCTGGTCAACCCCTATGCGCTGATGGCCCTTGGCAGTGCCGCTTGCGCTGGCATGGTGATGGTTGTCATCCGCATTTTGACTCGCACCGATCCGCCAAACACGATCCTGACTTATCAAGCTCTTGGAGTTGGCTTGATCATGTTGGTGCCAGCCTGGTTCACCTGGCAAGCTCCTACGCTGGAACAATGGGGCCTTCTCCTTGCTGTCGGCGTTTTTTCATGGGGCGGTCAAATGGCCAACATCAAAGCGTTTCAAGCTGGGGAGGCAACGGCAATTGCCTCCCTCGACTACACGCGGCTACTCTATGCCACCATGTTTGGGGCGCTGATCTTCAGCCAATGGCCTGGCCTGGAAACGCTGTTGGGCGCCGGCATTGTGATCGCAGCATCAATCTACACGGTCCGGCGTGAGGCCATCCGGGGGCGTCAGCTTGCCCGAGCCTCCGATGGCCGCGGTTATTCCAACTGA
- the thiD gene encoding bifunctional hydroxymethylpyrimidine kinase/phosphomethylpyrimidine kinase: MTAIAVTIAGSDSGGGAGIQADLKSFSANGVYGASVLTALTAQNTLGVTAIHDVPTDFVRAQMDAVFSDLEVKATKIGMLSQVPIIEEVAAGLKRHQTGPVVLDPVMVAASGDPLLVDSAVASLMSELLPLADVITPNLHEAARMLETDMAASEEDMFDQAQRLIGLGAKSVLLKGGHGTSDESADLFLTGAGEPLWLREKRIATDNTHGTGCTLSSAIAAGLAKGEGLSEAVIAAKAYIHQAICHSDELQIGKGHGPVHHFHAFWGK, encoded by the coding sequence ATGACCGCTATCGCGGTGACCATTGCAGGTTCGGATTCTGGCGGCGGGGCCGGCATTCAGGCGGACCTGAAATCCTTTTCCGCCAATGGGGTTTATGGCGCCAGCGTTTTGACCGCTTTGACAGCCCAGAACACGCTTGGTGTCACTGCCATCCATGATGTCCCGACAGACTTTGTGCGGGCGCAAATGGATGCCGTTTTTTCAGACCTTGAGGTTAAGGCGACCAAGATCGGCATGCTGTCGCAAGTTCCCATCATTGAAGAAGTGGCTGCAGGATTGAAACGGCATCAAACCGGACCTGTGGTGCTGGATCCGGTGATGGTGGCCGCGTCCGGGGACCCGCTTCTGGTGGACAGCGCAGTTGCCAGTCTCATGTCTGAGCTGTTGCCGCTGGCCGATGTCATTACGCCCAATCTGCATGAAGCTGCACGCATGCTGGAAACAGACATGGCCGCCAGCGAAGAAGACATGTTCGATCAGGCGCAGCGGTTGATTGGACTGGGTGCAAAATCGGTTCTCCTAAAAGGCGGTCATGGCACCAGTGATGAAAGCGCAGATCTGTTTTTGACCGGTGCCGGCGAGCCTCTCTGGCTTCGGGAAAAACGGATTGCGACGGACAACACCCATGGAACCGGCTGCACCCTGTCGTCCGCTATTGCAGCTGGATTGGCAAAGGGCGAGGGGCTCAGTGAAGCCGTGATTGCCGCCAAGGCCTATATCCACCAAGCCATTTGTCACTCTGATGAACTTCAGATCGGCAAAGGGCATGGCCCCGTTCATCACTTTCACGCATTTTGGGGGAAATAA
- a CDS encoding putative transporter yields the protein MFRSFFMNRQWLLWAWVGSVIILSVTWYKVQVDVQLNEWFGSFYDLVQKALTTPGSVEESLYWGELLVFLKIVSVYIVIVVLLEFFIKHFVFRWRTAMNNYYMAHWNVVRHIEGASQRVQEDTMRFARIMEGLGVSLMRSMMTLVAFLPLLWGLSKNITELPWIGAVDHSLVYIAILSAASGTVLLALVGFKLPGLEFNNQKVEAAYRKELVYGEDDDNRATPPSVVELFGHVRKNYFRLFFHYMYFDVAKWTYLQVTVLVPLVALGPTILSGAITFGLMSQITRAFDRVESSFQYLVHAWPTIVELISVYKRLRAFEENIWEFERSGGVPQPLPAE from the coding sequence ATGTTCCGATCGTTTTTTATGAACCGCCAATGGCTTTTGTGGGCCTGGGTCGGCTCGGTCATCATTCTGAGCGTCACTTGGTACAAGGTTCAAGTGGATGTTCAGCTAAATGAATGGTTCGGTTCGTTTTACGATCTGGTGCAAAAGGCGCTCACCACCCCAGGTTCCGTCGAAGAAAGTCTATATTGGGGTGAACTTTTAGTTTTCCTCAAAATCGTCAGTGTCTACATCGTTATCGTTGTGCTCCTGGAATTTTTCATCAAACACTTTGTCTTCCGTTGGCGGACTGCCATGAACAACTACTACATGGCACACTGGAACGTGGTCCGGCACATCGAGGGCGCCTCGCAACGTGTTCAGGAAGATACCATGCGTTTTGCCCGGATTATGGAAGGCCTTGGCGTCTCCCTGATGCGTTCAATGATGACCCTGGTTGCTTTCCTTCCGCTTCTCTGGGGCCTCTCCAAGAACATTACCGAGCTGCCCTGGATCGGCGCTGTTGACCATTCTTTGGTTTACATCGCGATCCTGTCAGCGGCTTCCGGCACCGTGCTTCTGGCCCTGGTTGGTTTCAAACTTCCAGGCCTGGAATTCAACAATCAGAAAGTTGAAGCCGCCTACCGGAAGGAGCTCGTCTACGGCGAGGACGACGACAACCGGGCCACTCCACCGTCCGTCGTGGAGTTGTTCGGACATGTGCGGAAAAACTATTTTCGGCTGTTCTTCCATTACATGTACTTCGATGTTGCCAAGTGGACCTATCTTCAGGTCACTGTCTTGGTACCGCTTGTGGCGCTCGGCCCGACAATCTTGAGCGGCGCAATCACTTTCGGCCTGATGTCTCAGATCACCCGCGCCTTTGACCGAGTGGAAAGCTCGTTCCAGTATTTGGTTCATGCTTGGCCGACGATCGTCGAACTGATTTCCGTTTACAAACGCCTCAGAGCATTTGAAGAAAACATCTGGGAATTTGAACGCAGCGGCGGTGTCCCCCAACCATTACCTGCTGAGTGA
- a CDS encoding DMT family transporter, with product MANTRAKSRLSGPPAPTGMTRQAPLIGIALKLASTLVFFAMVTALKIAAERAPIGELVFARNLFGLFPVLLMVGMRRELGLAFKTQNPKGHLIRACIGLSAMVCMFTAFDLLPLPDATAINFATPLLVVVLAYFLLGEQVRIYRWSAVGVGFLGILVVLSPHLGEGAAGNASTLGAVAGFLGAGFAALAMITVRKLCETERTSTIVTWFSLAATLISLLTIPAGWIWPSQAWVLPDLETAGLLVLIGLFGGAGQILLTQSYRYADASTIAPFDYINMIWAILIGWLVFAEEPVLEVIMGAVIVIAAGIFVIYREHKLGLDRTKDRRASTPSKS from the coding sequence ATGGCAAATACCCGCGCAAAATCCCGTTTATCTGGCCCGCCAGCACCAACAGGCATGACCCGCCAGGCCCCACTGATCGGAATTGCGCTGAAACTTGCGTCGACGCTTGTGTTTTTTGCCATGGTAACCGCGCTGAAAATCGCTGCCGAACGTGCGCCGATTGGCGAGCTGGTCTTTGCGCGCAATCTGTTCGGATTGTTCCCAGTATTGTTGATGGTGGGAATGCGGCGGGAACTCGGCCTCGCTTTCAAAACTCAAAACCCGAAGGGCCACTTGATCCGTGCATGCATCGGCCTGTCCGCAATGGTCTGCATGTTTACGGCTTTTGATCTTTTGCCTTTGCCGGATGCGACCGCAATCAACTTTGCCACGCCATTGCTAGTGGTTGTGCTTGCCTATTTTCTGCTTGGCGAGCAGGTACGGATTTACCGCTGGAGCGCGGTCGGTGTCGGATTTCTTGGGATCCTGGTGGTGTTGTCACCGCATTTGGGGGAGGGGGCAGCCGGCAATGCCTCTACACTTGGGGCAGTGGCAGGATTTTTGGGGGCTGGCTTTGCCGCGCTTGCTATGATCACGGTGCGCAAGTTGTGCGAGACGGAACGGACGTCGACGATCGTCACCTGGTTTTCTCTGGCCGCAACGCTGATTTCACTGCTGACCATCCCCGCTGGCTGGATTTGGCCGAGCCAGGCTTGGGTTCTTCCCGATCTTGAGACCGCCGGTCTTCTGGTGCTGATTGGCCTGTTCGGCGGAGCTGGACAGATTCTTCTGACACAAAGCTATCGCTATGCCGATGCCTCGACCATTGCCCCGTTCGATTACATCAACATGATTTGGGCGATCCTGATCGGCTGGCTGGTATTTGCCGAAGAACCGGTTCTGGAGGTGATCATGGGGGCCGTGATTGTCATTGCGGCCGGGATCTTCGTTATTTACCGCGAACACAAACTGGGCCTCGACCGGACCAAAGACCGCCGGGCGTCGACACCATCGAAATCGTGA
- a CDS encoding adenylate/guanylate cyclase domain-containing protein: MLSGNWTDVNVMTNTDDSGTLGVGFKPAPVPDNEADRTREVNMLGLTEVNRKDPNLNDIIRLACAIADSPIAMVNILDRPDQHTLRSCGLPQAAPTSEPIKNLICQFVLAHGDVLIIEDMRTDERTRNHPFVDPPTSMRFYAGAPLVSPSGYIVGTLCVMAPEPKTLDQRSVDSMRRLADLAIRLLLQGGPSNGSGNAVTQAIEKTPVRGQFHSQTSILFTDFAGFTRHTEALEPAVLLETLARYFGAFDKICKRFDLTRIKTIGDSYMAAAGIPMANADHARNAVAAGLAIRDYIAAENSARIALGEPAWEVRIGVHSGPAIAGSLGEHGIDVWGDTVNVASRLEGAGDVGRVNVSEATLTLLGSAITEERGTLPVKNKASLRMFFVDQLN; the protein is encoded by the coding sequence ATGCTTTCGGGAAACTGGACAGATGTAAACGTCATGACCAACACCGACGACAGCGGAACGTTGGGTGTCGGCTTCAAGCCGGCACCCGTTCCAGATAATGAGGCAGACCGCACGCGTGAAGTTAACATGCTCGGATTGACCGAGGTTAACCGCAAGGATCCAAACCTCAACGACATCATCCGACTCGCCTGTGCCATCGCTGACTCACCGATTGCAATGGTCAACATCTTGGACCGACCGGATCAACACACTTTGCGATCGTGTGGACTACCGCAGGCGGCTCCAACGTCGGAACCGATCAAAAATCTCATTTGCCAGTTCGTTCTCGCGCACGGTGATGTCCTGATTATTGAAGACATGCGCACAGATGAAAGGACCAGAAATCATCCATTTGTTGATCCGCCGACGTCCATGCGTTTTTATGCCGGTGCTCCGCTGGTCAGCCCCAGTGGCTACATTGTGGGCACGCTTTGCGTCATGGCGCCGGAGCCGAAAACTCTGGATCAGCGTTCTGTCGATTCGATGCGCCGGCTGGCCGACCTGGCCATTCGCCTCCTTCTGCAGGGCGGACCTTCAAACGGCAGCGGCAATGCGGTGACGCAGGCAATAGAGAAGACACCCGTGCGCGGTCAATTCCATTCGCAAACAAGCATCCTGTTCACCGATTTTGCCGGTTTCACACGCCATACTGAAGCACTTGAACCCGCCGTTCTCTTGGAAACTCTCGCCCGCTATTTCGGCGCCTTCGACAAGATATGTAAGCGCTTCGATCTCACTCGGATCAAAACCATTGGGGACTCGTATATGGCCGCCGCGGGTATCCCAATGGCCAATGCTGATCATGCACGCAACGCCGTCGCCGCGGGCTTGGCGATCCGGGATTACATTGCAGCAGAAAACAGCGCGCGTATCGCCTTGGGGGAGCCGGCTTGGGAAGTCCGCATTGGCGTGCATTCTGGTCCAGCTATCGCCGGTAGTCTTGGCGAACACGGCATCGATGTTTGGGGTGACACCGTCAATGTTGCTTCCCGTCTGGAAGGCGCTGGGGACGTCGGTCGTGTCAATGTATCTGAAGCAACATTGACCTTGCTCGGGAGCGCGATAACCGAAGAGCGTGGGACCCTGCCGGTGAAGAATAAGGCGTCTCTACGTATGTTTTTCGTCGATCAGCTGAATTGA
- a CDS encoding EAL domain-containing protein has protein sequence MTLTMQDNPLIPSQILDQITDKTCEGLALALASDDDGAVMYLQWCNKAFTKITGYQAKEVIGKRGTILIGSSMDQGSHLIIIEKLMNWEQFSLKTQNNRKNGEQYWQKMSWTPLLDMATGNRWWLCSLIELENRPDLQAEGKVPGLQRADRDLLTGYVEKIERLEKENKRLHELAKVVAKESKEDSLTGLSNRRHFEVELKSWIQDLQKTGRDFAVFYVDLDRFKSVNDTLGHDAGDRLLISVANMLRRLTSEADLIARIGGDEFVILRPLGSSALDISSLADAIVQEMHAPFAFEGKSTFCSASVGVAIANAQMEIPEQVVSDADMALYHAKSNGRGRWSFFTEEMHAEAITTKRLVSDLLIACEKREFIPHFQPVIDAATGKIAGAEVLARWVHPTMGLLSPASFLETATAMGILKRIDEIIFSYLPDALALFDSAGVDVPRLSTNASAGRLADPSLIHDIRRSGVDPKRLIIEILESVYLERIGDVVHWTLGELKEMGVAIALDDFGTGHASVQGLLKINPTVLKIDRQFILPIVDDATARALVTSIIGIGKSLGMKIVAEGVETEDHALFATEMGCDFLQGFYFGRPMSSKDLHLKLTENNGVFWSGHALR, from the coding sequence ATGACCCTAACGATGCAAGACAATCCCCTAATTCCATCGCAGATACTAGACCAAATTACAGACAAAACCTGTGAGGGGCTCGCGCTTGCATTGGCGTCTGATGACGATGGCGCTGTCATGTATCTGCAGTGGTGCAACAAAGCTTTCACTAAGATAACCGGATATCAGGCCAAGGAAGTCATCGGAAAACGCGGAACCATTTTGATTGGTTCAAGCATGGATCAAGGCAGCCATCTGATCATCATCGAAAAACTGATGAACTGGGAACAGTTTTCGCTGAAAACCCAGAACAACCGGAAAAATGGCGAGCAATACTGGCAAAAGATGAGCTGGACTCCATTGTTAGACATGGCAACTGGAAACAGGTGGTGGCTCTGCTCCCTTATCGAATTAGAGAACCGGCCTGATCTGCAGGCAGAAGGAAAAGTGCCTGGCTTGCAGCGTGCCGACCGGGACTTGTTGACCGGATATGTAGAAAAAATCGAGCGGCTGGAAAAAGAGAACAAACGCCTTCACGAGCTGGCGAAGGTAGTTGCAAAGGAATCCAAAGAAGATTCTTTGACCGGTTTGTCTAACCGGCGCCATTTTGAAGTCGAATTGAAATCCTGGATCCAAGATCTTCAAAAAACGGGAAGAGATTTCGCGGTCTTTTATGTGGACTTGGATCGCTTTAAGTCTGTTAACGACACACTCGGTCATGACGCGGGAGATCGATTACTCATCTCAGTTGCAAACATGTTGCGCCGGTTGACGAGCGAAGCCGACTTGATCGCACGAATAGGTGGAGATGAATTTGTCATACTGCGCCCTCTTGGATCTAGCGCATTGGATATCAGCAGCCTGGCTGATGCCATCGTGCAGGAGATGCACGCGCCTTTTGCATTTGAGGGCAAATCGACGTTTTGCAGCGCAAGCGTCGGTGTGGCCATCGCAAATGCACAGATGGAAATTCCGGAACAAGTGGTCTCAGATGCGGATATGGCGCTCTATCATGCCAAATCCAACGGCAGAGGTCGGTGGTCGTTCTTTACCGAAGAGATGCATGCCGAGGCAATCACGACAAAGCGGCTTGTCTCAGACCTTCTGATTGCTTGTGAGAAACGTGAGTTTATCCCTCATTTTCAGCCTGTCATTGACGCTGCTACTGGCAAGATTGCTGGCGCTGAAGTTTTGGCTAGATGGGTGCATCCGACAATGGGGCTGCTTTCACCAGCCTCGTTTCTAGAGACGGCTACAGCGATGGGGATCTTGAAGCGGATAGATGAGATAATTTTCAGTTATCTTCCTGATGCTTTAGCGCTTTTTGACAGCGCTGGTGTCGATGTTCCCCGACTTTCGACAAACGCCTCTGCGGGGCGGCTCGCAGACCCGAGCCTCATTCACGACATCAGGCGATCAGGCGTCGATCCGAAAAGACTGATCATCGAAATACTGGAGTCAGTCTATCTGGAACGGATTGGTGATGTGGTGCATTGGACACTTGGCGAACTTAAGGAAATGGGCGTCGCCATTGCACTTGATGACTTTGGCACGGGGCACGCGTCCGTACAGGGGCTGTTGAAAATCAACCCGACTGTTTTGAAGATCGATCGTCAATTCATCCTACCGATCGTTGACGACGCGACCGCCCGCGCACTGGTGACTTCGATCATCGGGATTGGAAAGAGCCTTGGCATGAAGATTGTCGCTGAGGGTGTGGAGACAGAAGACCACGCTCTGTTTGCAACAGAAATGGGCTGTGATTTTCTGCAGGGGTTTTATTTCGGAAGGCCCATGTCCTCAAAAGATCTGCATCTAAAGCTGACTGAAAACAATGGTGTATTTTGGTCGGGACATGCGCTGAGATAA
- a CDS encoding Lrp/AsnC ligand binding domain-containing protein: MTPFFVMIKCQLGKTYQVANAIADAEIASEVYSTSGDYDLLVKFYIENGTDIGHFVNEKVHPIDGIQDTKTIITFKAF, translated from the coding sequence ATGACCCCGTTTTTCGTGATGATCAAATGCCAGCTCGGCAAAACCTATCAAGTCGCGAACGCAATTGCGGACGCCGAGATCGCCTCGGAAGTCTATTCCACCAGCGGCGACTATGATCTCTTGGTCAAATTCTACATTGAGAACGGCACGGACATCGGTCATTTTGTGAATGAGAAGGTTCATCCGATCGATGGCATTCAAGACACCAAAACAATCATTACTTTTAAGGCGTTTTAA
- a CDS encoding xanthine dehydrogenase family protein molybdopterin-binding subunit produces the protein MNQMATPKFGVGAPLRRKEDLPLITGQGTYTGDYQPEGCLHGYVVRSAMAHAKISVDNADDVRALEGVRLVLTGADVAGKAMPTQALLKQIDGTDFNLPVQELLCTDTVRYVGDAIAFIVADSVSAARDAAEMLEIDYDPLDVVVEMEDALADDAVKVWPEFGTNIAFTFGHGDQDKTEAAFATAAKTVSIDVVNNRIVANYMELRGCVAEFDSASERFKVTLGTQGGHGMRNTLCGILGLEQDKVQVITPEVGGGFGTKMFCYREYPLSMIAAQTLNRPVRWAGERTEHFVTDAHGRDNLTRGELALDADNKILGLRVDVKAAMGAYLHQFAPFIPWVGTTMSSGLYDIPAVFAKVEGVYSHTVPTDAFRGAGRPEAAYLIERLIDKAGEETGLGPVEFRKLNFIKQEQLPYTTQTGRMYDTGDYAGHLDKALETSDWAGFKARQAASASSGKYRGFGICSYIEACAFPGGEEATVELSPEGNLTLLIGTQTNGQGHATAYSQVVAEKFGVSIEDIEVIQGDTDRVRKGGGTGGSRSIPLGLPSVRDASVSLVNKVKELAADRLEAGIEDLELDSGMVRVVGTDQQVSLAEIAAGAEENLSAREEVKQAEATYPNGTHICELEVDPDTGDISIETYVIVDDFGVTVNPLLLAGQVHGGAASAISQALCEHTVFDEDGQLLTASLLDYRLLRAADLPEIDFQTRNIPSTTNAMGIKGAGEAGTIGGCAAVMNAIQNALKDGAGVEKLLDMPATPQRVWEAIQSGK, from the coding sequence ATGAACCAAATGGCTACTCCGAAATTCGGTGTTGGTGCCCCTTTGCGCCGCAAGGAAGATTTGCCGCTGATCACAGGGCAAGGAACCTATACGGGCGACTATCAGCCGGAAGGCTGTCTTCATGGGTATGTTGTCCGCTCAGCGATGGCGCATGCAAAAATCTCTGTAGACAACGCCGATGACGTGCGGGCGTTGGAGGGCGTACGTTTGGTCCTCACAGGGGCGGATGTTGCTGGCAAGGCGATGCCGACTCAGGCCCTTTTGAAGCAGATCGATGGCACAGACTTCAATTTGCCGGTGCAAGAGCTCTTGTGCACAGACACGGTTCGGTATGTTGGTGATGCAATTGCATTTATCGTCGCAGACAGCGTCAGCGCAGCTCGTGATGCGGCTGAAATGCTGGAAATCGACTACGACCCTCTGGATGTTGTGGTCGAGATGGAAGATGCGTTGGCAGACGATGCTGTAAAAGTCTGGCCGGAGTTCGGCACCAACATCGCTTTCACCTTTGGCCATGGCGACCAAGACAAGACCGAGGCAGCCTTTGCCACGGCAGCCAAGACGGTTTCAATTGATGTCGTCAACAATCGGATCGTTGCCAACTACATGGAACTGCGTGGCTGTGTTGCCGAATTTGACTCAGCCAGTGAGCGCTTCAAGGTAACTCTTGGCACCCAGGGCGGCCATGGAATGCGCAATACGCTGTGCGGCATTCTTGGTCTGGAGCAGGATAAGGTGCAGGTCATAACGCCGGAGGTCGGCGGCGGTTTTGGCACCAAGATGTTCTGCTACCGCGAATATCCGCTGTCGATGATTGCCGCCCAAACATTGAACCGTCCGGTGCGCTGGGCCGGGGAGCGGACGGAACACTTCGTCACCGACGCGCATGGCCGGGACAATCTTACCCGCGGCGAGTTGGCGTTGGACGCGGACAACAAGATCCTCGGATTGCGGGTCGATGTGAAAGCTGCGATGGGCGCCTATTTGCACCAGTTTGCGCCGTTTATCCCTTGGGTCGGAACGACCATGTCGTCCGGGCTTTATGATATCCCAGCCGTTTTTGCGAAGGTGGAAGGCGTTTACAGTCACACGGTTCCGACAGATGCCTTCCGCGGTGCTGGCCGTCCTGAAGCGGCCTACCTGATCGAGCGTTTGATCGACAAGGCGGGTGAGGAAACCGGTCTCGGGCCCGTTGAATTCCGCAAGCTGAATTTCATCAAACAAGAGCAGCTGCCCTACACCACACAAACGGGCCGCATGTACGACACGGGCGATTATGCGGGGCATCTGGACAAGGCGCTGGAAACCTCAGATTGGGCCGGCTTCAAGGCCCGTCAGGCGGCGAGCGCCTCAAGCGGCAAATACCGGGGCTTCGGCATTTGCTCCTATATCGAGGCCTGCGCCTTCCCGGGTGGGGAAGAGGCGACTGTGGAACTGAGTCCGGAAGGCAATCTCACTCTGCTTATCGGCACCCAGACCAATGGCCAGGGGCACGCGACAGCCTACAGCCAGGTGGTTGCGGAGAAATTCGGCGTTAGCATCGAAGATATCGAGGTCATCCAGGGCGACACGGACCGGGTTCGCAAGGGCGGGGGCACGGGAGGATCCCGGTCCATTCCGCTTGGTCTGCCGTCCGTGCGCGATGCCAGCGTTTCGCTGGTCAACAAGGTCAAGGAGTTGGCCGCCGACCGTTTGGAAGCGGGTATCGAAGATCTGGAACTCGACAGCGGTATGGTCCGGGTTGTTGGCACAGACCAGCAGGTGAGCCTGGCCGAAATCGCAGCTGGGGCAGAGGAAAACCTGTCGGCCCGCGAAGAAGTCAAGCAGGCGGAAGCAACCTATCCGAACGGCACGCACATCTGCGAGCTGGAAGTCGATCCCGACACCGGAGATATCTCAATCGAGACCTACGTCATCGTGGATGACTTCGGGGTGACCGTGAACCCGCTGCTCTTGGCCGGACAGGTGCATGGCGGAGCTGCGTCGGCGATCAGTCAGGCTTTGTGTGAACACACGGTCTTTGATGAAGATGGCCAGCTTCTGACAGCCTCACTTCTGGACTACCGGTTGCTCCGGGCTGCGGATTTGCCGGAAATCGATTTTCAGACACGGAACATTCCGTCGACCACCAATGCGATGGGCATCAAGGGCGCTGGCGAAGCCGGCACCATTGGCGGCTGCGCGGCAGTGATGAACGCGATCCAGAATGCGCTGAAGGACGGCGCTGGCGTTGAGAAACTTCTCGACATGCCAGCAACGCCGCAGCGGGTCTGGGAGGCAATCCAATCAGGGAAGTAG
- a CDS encoding hydroxyethylthiazole kinase: MSLSIAASTQNLAPEAVFAVLERVRQRKPKVHAITNSVAQGFTANVLLALGAVPSMTIAPEEVAGFASSADALLINLGTLDDTRRSAIPLAIEAAKTASRPVLIDPVFVDRSPPRCAFAKDLMKTGPSLVRANEVEMAALFAERSDVDALISAGTVFVVTGAEDKIEGLGEDYRLRNGHPLMARVTATGCAGGAVLAAFASVEPDTAFAAACGLSVFNIAGEIAASRSAGPGSLVPELLDALFGLTARDIESRLQTG, from the coding sequence ATGAGCTTGTCGATAGCCGCCAGCACGCAAAATCTTGCGCCAGAAGCTGTTTTTGCTGTTCTTGAACGGGTGCGGCAGAGAAAACCTAAGGTCCATGCGATCACAAATTCGGTCGCGCAGGGTTTTACCGCGAATGTTCTGCTGGCGCTGGGCGCCGTGCCATCTATGACCATCGCGCCAGAAGAAGTCGCTGGTTTTGCGTCTTCTGCAGATGCGCTGTTGATCAATCTTGGCACTCTGGACGACACTCGGCGGTCAGCAATCCCCTTGGCGATCGAGGCAGCCAAGACAGCGAGCCGTCCGGTCTTGATCGATCCTGTTTTTGTTGACCGTTCCCCGCCAAGGTGTGCCTTTGCCAAGGATCTGATGAAAACCGGACCATCTTTGGTGCGGGCGAATGAAGTCGAGATGGCAGCGCTCTTTGCCGAACGGTCCGATGTGGATGCACTAATTTCAGCAGGAACGGTCTTTGTGGTAACGGGTGCAGAAGACAAGATCGAAGGCCTTGGGGAAGACTACCGTTTGCGCAATGGCCATCCCCTGATGGCCCGGGTGACGGCGACCGGATGTGCTGGTGGCGCCGTGCTGGCAGCTTTTGCCAGCGTTGAACCTGATACTGCATTTGCCGCGGCCTGTGGCCTGTCGGTTTTCAATATCGCCGGAGAGATTGCAGCCTCGCGGTCGGCGGGGCCGGGTAGTCTCGTGCCGGAACTGCTGGATGCGCTTTTTGGCCTGACAGCTCGGGATATCGAAAGCCGTCTTCAAACCGGCTGA